The Oceanisphaera avium genome includes a region encoding these proteins:
- the fur gene encoding ferric iron uptake transcriptional regulator, which yields MADNNQALKRAGLKVTLPRVKILELLQHPDTEHVSAEDLYKMLLDQGEEIGLATVYRVLNQFDDAGMVARHHFEGGKSVFELATQEHHDHLVCLDCGKVIEFHDEVIEERQHVIASQYNIKLTNHSLYLYGHCHDKPCRHNDED from the coding sequence ATGGCTGACAACAATCAAGCTTTGAAAAGAGCAGGCCTCAAGGTGACGCTGCCCCGCGTAAAAATCCTTGAACTGCTTCAACATCCCGACACAGAACATGTTAGTGCTGAAGACTTATACAAAATGTTGCTGGATCAGGGTGAAGAAATTGGTTTAGCGACCGTTTATCGTGTGCTTAACCAATTTGATGATGCAGGTATGGTAGCTCGCCACCACTTTGAGGGCGGCAAGTCTGTATTTGAATTAGCAACTCAAGAACACCACGATCACTTGGTGTGCTTGGATTGTGGCAAAGTAATTGAATTTCATGATGAAGTTATCGAAGAACGCCAACACGTGATTGCTAGTCAATATAATATCAAATTGACCAACCATAGCTTATATCTCTATGGCCACTGCCATGATAAGCCATGTCGTCATAACGACGAAGACTGA
- the fldA gene encoding flavodoxin FldA, whose amino-acid sequence MASVGLFFGSDTGNTEAIAKMIQKELGKNLIAIKDIAKSTKEEIADFDLLLFGIPTWYYGESQADWDDFFPELEEIDFNDKLVAIFGCGDQEDYAEYFLDAMGTLREIIEPKGAIIIGHWPTDSYDFEASRALVDDGHFIGLGIDEDRQPELTQARVKDWCKQIYEEMCLKELEA is encoded by the coding sequence ATGGCAAGTGTAGGTCTATTTTTTGGCAGCGATACCGGTAACACCGAAGCTATTGCTAAGATGATCCAAAAAGAATTGGGTAAAAACCTTATTGCAATCAAAGATATTGCAAAAAGTACCAAAGAAGAGATTGCCGATTTTGATTTATTACTGTTTGGTATTCCAACTTGGTACTATGGCGAGTCACAAGCCGACTGGGACGATTTTTTCCCAGAGCTAGAAGAAATCGACTTTAACGATAAGTTAGTCGCTATTTTTGGCTGTGGTGACCAAGAAGACTATGCCGAGTATTTTCTTGATGCCATGGGTACGCTGCGCGAAATTATTGAGCCTAAAGGGGCCATCATTATCGGTCACTGGCCGACTGACAGCTATGACTTTGAAGCCTCTCGCGCCTTAGTTGATGATGGGCACTTTATCGGCTTAGGCATCGACGAAGATCGCCAGCCAGAGTTAACTCAAGCTCGAGTTAAAGACTGGTGTAAACAAATATATGAAGAAATGTGCTTAAAAGAGCTGGAAGCTTAA
- a CDS encoding alpha/beta fold hydrolase → MKLNYQRQGQGPSVILIHGLFGSLDNLNTLAKTLVAHYDVISVDVRNHGRSPRTEQMDYPQMAQDIVTLIEQLKLSQAWLIGHSMGGKIAMMTAGLAPHLVTGLVIADMAPVAYPKPRHTEVFAGLTAVMETNPTTRKQADAVLAQHITMPEVRQFLLKSFIPHSEAQTDCWRFNVQALQDNYAHIMAWPGIDPAFNKPVLFIKGGESDYLLPEYQPQVLRQFPKATAKVIPNTGHWLHAEKPELFNRLVMDFLN, encoded by the coding sequence ATGAAACTGAACTACCAACGCCAAGGACAAGGTCCTAGCGTTATCTTGATTCACGGTTTATTTGGCAGCTTAGATAATTTAAACACCCTCGCTAAAACGCTGGTTGCACATTATGACGTGATAAGCGTTGATGTGCGCAATCATGGGCGTTCACCGCGCACAGAGCAAATGGACTATCCGCAAATGGCTCAAGATATAGTGACACTCATCGAACAACTTAAGCTGTCCCAAGCCTGGCTTATTGGGCATTCAATGGGTGGAAAAATTGCCATGATGACCGCCGGACTTGCTCCTCATTTAGTGACTGGCTTAGTGATTGCCGATATGGCTCCCGTTGCCTATCCAAAGCCGAGGCATACTGAGGTGTTTGCAGGATTAACGGCGGTAATGGAAACCAATCCTACCACACGCAAGCAAGCAGATGCCGTGCTCGCCCAGCACATCACTATGCCAGAAGTTCGCCAATTTTTGCTTAAATCATTCATTCCTCATTCAGAGGCGCAAACAGACTGTTGGCGTTTTAATGTGCAGGCGCTACAAGATAACTATGCCCATATTATGGCTTGGCCAGGCATTGACCCTGCTTTTAATAAACCTGTGCTTTTTATTAAAGGTGGGGAGTCAGATTATCTATTGCCCGAATATCAACCTCAGGTGCTTAGGCAATTTCCTAAAGCCACCGCTAAAGTGATCCCCAACACTGGGCACTGGCTGCATGCTGAAAAGCCTGAACTGTTTAATCGCTTAGTGATGGATTTCTTAAACTAG
- a CDS encoding DUF4442 domain-containing protein — translation MQRLFARPRLLKTLMNCWPPFWGAGIRIEQLSADYRFCRIALVLRWWNKNANRTQYGGSLFSMTDPVYSMLLMGILGDDYYIWDRGAKITFLKPGRGRVYADIHLSQEQLSEILNATQDGLKHFPQFRINIMDEGEH, via the coding sequence ATGCAACGGCTTTTTGCCCGCCCTCGATTACTTAAAACGCTAATGAATTGCTGGCCGCCTTTTTGGGGAGCAGGCATTCGAATTGAACAACTCAGTGCGGATTATCGATTTTGTCGTATTGCTTTGGTGCTGCGCTGGTGGAATAAGAACGCCAACCGTACTCAATATGGCGGAAGTTTATTTTCGATGACAGATCCTGTCTACTCGATGTTATTAATGGGAATTCTCGGCGATGACTACTATATATGGGATAGGGGGGCGAAAATCACCTTTTTGAAGCCCGGTAGAGGTCGCGTTTATGCAGATATCCATTTGAGCCAAGAACAGCTAAGTGAGATACTTAACGCGACCCAAGATGGTCTTAAGCACTTTCCTCAATTTCGTATTAATATTATGGACGAGGGGGAGCACTAA
- the glnS gene encoding glutamine--tRNA ligase — protein sequence MSQVDPSPNNFIRQIINEDLASGKHQSIQTRFPPEPNGYLHIGHAKSICLNFGIAQDYQGKCNLRFDDTNPEKESVEYVESIQRDVRWLGFEWSGDIRYSSDYFEQLYGYAVELIEKGLAYVDELSPEEIREYRGTLTTPGRNSPFRERLPADSLVIFQRMRAGEFAEGSVCLRAKIDMASPFMVMRDPVLYRVRFAHHHQTGDKWCIYPMYDFTHCISDALEGISHSLCTLEFQDNRRLYDWVLDNISIDCHPRQYEFSRLNLEYTVMSKRKLNQLVAEGYVQGWDDPRMPTISGMRRRGYTPAAMREFCTRIGVTKQDNIIEMGMLEACIREDLNENAPRAMAVLQPIRLVIENLSEEHEEILHAPRHPNKPEMGTRELPFSREIWIDAADFREEANKKYKRLVLGKEVRLRNAYVIKAERIEKDSAGHISTIYCSYDPQTLGQDPMDGRKVRGVIHWVSARHCVPAEVRLYDRLFNVPNPGAVESFEEVLNPDSLKVLIGAMVEPSLAESQPEQAFQFEREGYFCRDNKSDKLVFNLTVALRDSWGKEEQA from the coding sequence ATGAGTCAGGTGGACCCCAGTCCTAACAATTTTATTCGCCAAATCATTAATGAAGATTTGGCGAGCGGTAAGCATCAGTCGATACAGACACGCTTTCCGCCAGAGCCCAATGGGTATCTTCATATTGGCCACGCCAAATCCATCTGTCTTAACTTTGGTATCGCACAAGATTATCAAGGCAAGTGTAATCTGCGCTTTGATGACACCAATCCTGAAAAAGAGAGCGTCGAATACGTTGAGTCCATTCAGCGTGACGTACGTTGGCTAGGATTTGAGTGGAGTGGAGACATCCGCTATTCGTCGGATTATTTTGAGCAACTTTATGGTTATGCCGTTGAATTAATTGAAAAAGGCCTAGCTTATGTTGACGAGCTCTCGCCTGAAGAAATCCGCGAGTATCGCGGCACCTTAACCACTCCAGGGCGTAATAGCCCGTTTCGTGAGCGGTTACCTGCCGATAGCTTAGTTATTTTTCAACGGATGCGCGCCGGTGAGTTTGCCGAAGGTAGCGTGTGCTTGCGAGCAAAAATAGATATGGCATCGCCTTTTATGGTGATGCGTGATCCTGTGTTATATCGCGTGCGCTTTGCTCACCATCACCAAACCGGCGATAAGTGGTGCATATATCCTATGTATGACTTCACGCATTGTATTTCTGATGCGCTAGAGGGCATCAGTCATTCATTATGCACGCTGGAGTTTCAAGATAACCGTCGCTTGTATGATTGGGTATTAGATAATATCAGTATTGACTGCCACCCTCGTCAATATGAGTTTTCTCGGCTTAATCTCGAATATACGGTGATGTCTAAGCGCAAGCTTAACCAGTTAGTCGCTGAAGGCTATGTACAAGGCTGGGATGATCCCCGTATGCCTACCATTTCTGGTATGCGCCGTCGTGGATATACCCCTGCTGCAATGCGTGAGTTTTGCACCCGCATTGGGGTAACTAAGCAAGATAACATCATAGAAATGGGCATGTTAGAAGCCTGTATTCGTGAGGATCTTAACGAAAATGCTCCGCGCGCCATGGCCGTTTTGCAACCGATACGCTTAGTTATAGAAAACCTAAGTGAAGAGCATGAAGAAATTTTACACGCACCTCGCCATCCTAATAAGCCTGAGATGGGCACACGCGAGTTACCTTTTAGCCGTGAAATTTGGATTGATGCTGCGGATTTTCGTGAAGAAGCCAATAAAAAATATAAGCGTTTAGTACTTGGAAAAGAAGTACGCTTGCGTAATGCCTATGTCATCAAAGCTGAGCGGATTGAAAAAGATTCTGCAGGCCATATTAGCACTATCTATTGTAGCTATGATCCACAAACACTGGGACAAGACCCAATGGATGGTCGCAAGGTAAGAGGTGTTATTCACTGGGTGTCTGCTCGCCACTGTGTGCCTGCAGAAGTGCGCTTATACGATCGTTTGTTTAATGTGCCTAATCCGGGCGCTGTAGAGTCGTTTGAAGAGGTACTTAACCCAGACTCACTAAAGGTGCTGATAGGCGCTATGGTAGAGCCTTCTCTAGCCGAGTCTCAGCCTGAGCAAGCGTTTCAATTTGAGCGAGAAGGCTATTTCTGTCGTGATAATAAAAGCGATAAGTTAGTGTTTAACTTAACGGTGGCGCTGCGTGACTCGTGGGGTAAAGAAGAGCAAGCTTAA
- a CDS encoding transposase: MNLNEKPLSSLFHRPKTLAEISSELGGRPNILSRWRREWIMDKSDSKRDKPIKNEGPDKSLRQLEQENKRLKKKLERAELELDILKKLEEYATKTQR; the protein is encoded by the coding sequence ATGAATTTAAACGAGAAGCCGTTAAGCTCTCTGTTTCATCGCCCAAAAACATTAGCTGAAATTTCCAGTGAGCTAGGGGGGCGTCCGAACATACTAAGCCGTTGGCGTCGAGAGTGGATAATGGATAAATCTGATTCGAAACGAGATAAGCCCATTAAAAATGAAGGGCCAGATAAAAGCCTTCGTCAGCTAGAGCAAGAGAATAAGCGCCTTAAGAAAAAGCTAGAGCGCGCTGAACTGGAGCTCGATATATTAAAAAAGCTGGAAGAGTACGCTACCAAAACGCAGCGATAA
- a CDS encoding LPP leucine zipper domain-containing protein, with protein sequence MRNKMMLVAVAGTLMLAGCGSKTESSTQLDGIAQDVQAIQQGQQANSAKIDRLAADVAEARASADRANSRLDQMGRYTK encoded by the coding sequence ATGCGCAATAAAATGATGTTAGTAGCAGTAGCCGGTACTTTGATGTTGGCTGGTTGTGGTTCAAAAACTGAGTCTTCAACTCAGTTAGACGGTATTGCACAAGACGTTCAAGCAATCCAACAGGGTCAGCAAGCTAACTCTGCAAAAATCGATCGTTTGGCTGCTGACGTTGCTGAAGCTCGTGCTTCTGCAGACCGCGCTAACTCTCGTCTGGATCAGATGGGTCGTTACACCAAGTAA
- a CDS encoding DUF2788 domain-containing protein yields MSLAQIELLETWGLKLFFIAIFLLIGLAIQDVLKRGNVPKFGRYVVWAVLFLGCSGFIAKGIIEAMWEGAGVG; encoded by the coding sequence ATGTCATTAGCACAGATCGAGCTGTTGGAAACATGGGGTCTTAAATTATTTTTTATCGCCATTTTTCTCTTGATTGGACTTGCCATTCAAGATGTACTTAAACGAGGAAATGTTCCTAAGTTTGGGCGCTATGTAGTGTGGGCCGTGCTCTTTTTAGGCTGCTCAGGGTTCATTGCTAAAGGCATTATCGAAGCCATGTGGGAAGGCGCTGGAGTCGGCTAG
- the ybfE gene encoding LexA regulated protein, translating into MAKQETDTTTLDLFADIRSPGRPKTNPLSRQVQLKFNKRNQLKRDKAKGLSRIELKVDQVMLHKLNLLAAELKLSRADLINALLLQQLGLQDSQ; encoded by the coding sequence ATGGCAAAGCAAGAAACAGATACCACTACCTTGGACTTGTTTGCAGATATTCGCAGTCCTGGCAGACCGAAAACCAACCCTCTGTCACGCCAAGTGCAGCTTAAGTTTAATAAGCGCAACCAGCTAAAACGCGATAAAGCGAAAGGCTTAAGCAGAATAGAGCTTAAAGTGGATCAAGTTATGCTCCACAAATTAAATTTACTGGCCGCAGAGCTTAAGCTGAGTCGTGCCGATTTGATTAACGCCCTATTACTACAACAACTGGGGCTGCAAGACAGTCAATAG
- a CDS encoding L,D-transpeptidase family protein: MKKIAISLLLLLLPCTTVMANITPLPLPEDKGHPVGQLLLHTAQEGDTLASLARYYGVSPILLMAANPDDDLLLIKPNQQVVIPNQLLLPKAAHKGIVINLAELRLYFYPEDEQAVYVFPIGIGRVGRATPLTTTSISQMRKNPTWTPTANTRREYEEMGKPLPAVVPAGPDNPLGEYAMRLAYGSGEYLIHGTNDPLDVGLRASAGCIRMYPEHVEWLFAQVDKGTPVQIINQSLKVSTDEFGQVFVESHEPLTTEGNADTRPLDMSDLTPLLTQGLNEQTIREIIGHQRGTPQLAGQIE, encoded by the coding sequence ATGAAAAAGATAGCGATTTCATTATTACTCCTACTACTGCCCTGCACTACCGTCATGGCCAATATCACGCCGCTGCCTTTACCAGAAGATAAAGGACATCCAGTGGGCCAGTTACTGCTACACACCGCTCAAGAAGGTGACACCTTAGCCAGTTTGGCGCGCTATTATGGCGTTAGCCCTATTTTGCTAATGGCGGCAAATCCAGATGATGACTTATTATTGATTAAACCGAATCAACAAGTGGTGATCCCTAACCAACTCCTGTTACCGAAAGCGGCTCATAAAGGCATTGTGATCAACTTAGCTGAGCTTAGATTATATTTTTACCCAGAAGATGAACAAGCTGTGTATGTCTTTCCCATCGGTATTGGCCGCGTTGGTCGTGCAACACCACTAACGACGACCAGTATTAGCCAAATGCGCAAAAATCCTACATGGACGCCCACTGCTAATACCCGCCGCGAATATGAAGAAATGGGAAAACCCTTACCCGCCGTGGTTCCTGCTGGACCTGATAACCCACTCGGTGAATACGCCATGCGCTTAGCCTATGGCAGCGGTGAGTATTTAATTCATGGCACTAATGATCCGCTCGATGTAGGATTGCGCGCCAGTGCTGGCTGTATTCGCATGTATCCAGAGCACGTAGAGTGGTTATTTGCTCAAGTGGATAAAGGCACACCGGTACAAATTATTAACCAATCATTGAAAGTCAGTACCGATGAATTTGGCCAAGTGTTTGTTGAGTCTCATGAGCCATTAACAACCGAAGGCAATGCCGATACACGCCCCTTAGACATGAGCGATTTAACGCCTTTACTGACTCAAGGGCTCAATGAGCAAACTATCCGAGAAATTATTGGCCATCAGCGCGGCACACCGCAATTAGCCGGTCAAATTGAGTAA